ACGGTTTGCCGCAAAGCGAGCTTTGCCTTTTCGATTTCGGGGCTCACGCGGTCAATATTACCGAGCCCGACCTTTTCAACACCCGGCTGCTGCAGTTCCTTCTGCCCGCCGACGCGACAATCTGACAGGATTTTAAAGCACGATGACGAAAGCACTCGATGATGCAGCACTCGCAGCACTTTTTACCGAAGCACGCACCCACAATGGCTGGACGGACGATCCGGTCAGCGATGAAACGCTGAAAGCGCTTTACGACCTGGTTAAGATGGGACCGACGTCGGCCAATTGCTCACCAGCGCGTTTCGTTTTCGTGCGCAGCGCCGCAGCGAAGGAAAAGCTGCGGCCCGCACTGTCTTCCGGTAATCTCGAAAAGACGATGGCGGCTCCCGTGACCGTCATCGCAGCGATAGATAGCGAATTTTATGAAAAGCTGCCGGAGCTGTTTCCTCATGCGGATGCGCGTTCCTGGTTTACCTCCAGCCCTGCGGTGTCCGAAGAAACGGCCTTTCGCAACGCAACGCTTCAGGCCGGATATCTGATCCTCGCCGCCCGCGCGTTGGGGCTGGACACTGGTGCCATGTCCGGTTTCGACAAGGGCAAGGTGGATGCGGCGTTTTTTGCCGGCACGACGTGGAAATCCAATTTCCTGATCAATCTTGGCCATGGCGATCCGTCGAAGCTTTTTGGGCGTCTGCCGCGTCTTGCCTTTGACGATGCCTGCGTGCTGGCTTGATAGGCTGTTAAGAAAGGATGGGTTAGATGCAGATGATGTCTCTTGAAAGGGAAGCGGGTATGGAGACGAAGACTGCAGAGCAGCGCAGCCAGGATTACAGAAATGCGATGGCGCGGCTTGGTGCGGCGGTCAATATCGTGACCACTGACGGGGCTGCAGGCCGCGCGGGATTTGCCGCGACTGCCGTTTGCAGCGTTTCCGACAATCCGCCCACGCTTCTCGTCTGCCTCAACCGCAATTCATCCGCTTATAAGGTGGTAAAAGCTAACGCGGTAGTCTGCGTCAATACGCTTGCTGCGCATCACGAGGTGCTGAGCACGCTTTTCGGCGGCAAGACGCCGGCGGAGGAACGTTTTGCTGCTGGCAGCTGGGGCTTGCTTGAAACCGGCGCGCCGGTTCTCGAGGACGCGCTTGTCTCTTTCGATTGCCGTATCCGCGAGGCCCATGACGGCGGCACACATGATATTCTGATCTGTGATGTCGTTGATATGAAGATCAACGATGGCGACGAAGCGTTGATGTATTTCAACCGGCGCTATCGCATGCTGTGAAGCGCTGATCGGTTCGGGTCTTGCCTTGACCAGGCAAGACCTATGCGAGCAACCCGCGCATGATCAATTCAAGGTGAATATTAAGAACTGCCTGTCTGTCGAGGCTACGCCGGTCGTTAAATATCAGCCGAAAGACTAAAGTCCCGACCATAGGCGACGCCACGACCTTGCAGAGTTCGGGCGGATTGGCCCTGAATCTTTTTTTTGCCACGCCATCCTCCAGGATGGCGTTGATGCGCTGGAAAACCGGCTCCATCATCGTATCATGATGCTGGTCGATGAGGTCCGGAAATTTCGCCCCCTCGGCGAGGATCAGGCGGAACAGCTCCCGCATTTTCTTGTTGTCGACAAGCGCGTCGAACAGAAATTCCAAGAGCAGTCGAAGCGCTTCGACAGGGTCATCGGAAGTTTGTGAGTAGGCGTTGAAGGCCTGCTGGAATGGCTGAGACGAATGCCGAACCATGGCCTCGAAGAGTGCCTCCTTCGTTTCGAAATAGACGTAGACAGTTCCTTTCGTGACACCCACGCGTTCAGCGATGTCCTCCACCCGCGTGGCGGCAAATCCTGTTTTGGTGAATTCCTCGAATGCGGCATCGAGAATTTGCAACGG
This sequence is a window from Agrobacterium tumefaciens. Protein-coding genes within it:
- the rutF gene encoding NADH-dependent FMN reductase RutF: MQMMSLEREAGMETKTAEQRSQDYRNAMARLGAAVNIVTTDGAAGRAGFAATAVCSVSDNPPTLLVCLNRNSSAYKVVKANAVVCVNTLAAHHEVLSTLFGGKTPAEERFAAGSWGLLETGAPVLEDALVSFDCRIREAHDGGTHDILICDVVDMKINDGDEALMYFNRRYRML
- a CDS encoding malonic semialdehyde reductase, coding for MTKALDDAALAALFTEARTHNGWTDDPVSDETLKALYDLVKMGPTSANCSPARFVFVRSAAAKEKLRPALSSGNLEKTMAAPVTVIAAIDSEFYEKLPELFPHADARSWFTSSPAVSEETAFRNATLQAGYLILAARALGLDTGAMSGFDKGKVDAAFFAGTTWKSNFLINLGHGDPSKLFGRLPRLAFDDACVLA
- a CDS encoding TetR/AcrR family transcriptional regulator, which gives rise to MAKAKLTRAEQKIQRPLQILDAAFEEFTKTGFAATRVEDIAERVGVTKGTVYVYFETKEALFEAMVRHSSQPFQQAFNAYSQTSDDPVEALRLLLEFLFDALVDNKKMRELFRLILAEGAKFPDLIDQHHDTMMEPVFQRINAILEDGVAKKRFRANPPELCKVVASPMVGTLVFRLIFNDRRSLDRQAVLNIHLELIMRGLLA